CTTTTAACTGTGATTTTGTGATGATTTTATGAAGAGCTTCAAAAAAACTCTATATTTTACTACTGTTTTGTAAAGCTTAAAAGACTTTTGCTAATGCacttatcttttttttatgtaataacATTTACGTTTGCTATTATTAAGTGGGCTCACATATCAATTTATTGAATTGCAATAGATGCTTTTGGTTTTGGTCATTTTATGCAGAAATTATGAAATTCAAGCTTGTTgcacaaaatattttttagtcaTAGCTATTCATTAACTGAAGCAAATAGATTACATATATAGTAAATTGTCTATAGGCATTATACAATCTTTCTGAGTACCTAACTACTGATAATAACAACTACATAATAACCTAATGGTAAAAAGCATGAGTATCAGCACCCATAGCAACCACAATCCTAATCTTGTGCATATAAATATGGTTTCTCATGATATTCTGCTCATCCTTTTGCTCTTTGACCTCCTTCATCAACcttcaaatttcttcattCAAAGCTTACAGTTCTCTACAGTCTTCTGTTCATCTTATTAATTTCGCCAGTCTCCTCTTTTGTTGCTTTAGTCATTGCCCTCACCTTATTCAACATCAGAAGTTGGCACTCAATCATCCACTCATCATTGCCAACAGAAATAACCACAATCTCCTTAACAAAATCAAAGAAAcaagtttaataaaagaaattgaagaaataacaaaaatagaagCATAGCCATATAGAACAATGTAGCAAAACACAACACTAACATTGCTATAAGTACAACCTCAAACTTCTTGCCGGGATTTCTCTCAGTTGTTGAGATCATTAGCTTTGCACGGTTCCCAGACTTGCAAATGAGATTTTTCATTTCAAGTGCTCCACAACTCTCCGCTTCTCTAAGCAATGGGTCCACCTCATCTAATGTGCTTCCTCTTGCTGCAATTTCTTCCATTTCAGTTATTTCAGCAGACATTGTAATAAAAAGTGAGAGGTTTTAAAGGGACTAGTCAaaggaaatgaaaataataaattttaggaGTAGATTGTATTTAGTAAAtgttaagaattaaaaaatctatagaatttttattttttttatttttactattcgATTAATTAGATTGTCtcgtttttattattttattattataaataacgCTATTAGTGAGGGGTTAGATTGAACAACACGTGGAGTTAAGAggttcaattaaaataaaaattagttaagGGATCAATTGCAAAAGCAGAACAAGTACGTGGGCCAGTTATGTATTTAGCCAATAGAAAACTAAACTTGTAGCCTTCGTTTGTATTTCCTTATATACTGACATTGACAGTGGCCGTTACCAGCATTTGACGGTCGCCAGCCGGCTAATTGAAGTGCCGCTTACGGTGGTGAAGTTAAGGTATAAATCACAGATACTCTCTCTCACTATCCCGTTCTCTAGcattaacatttatttttattttacttttgagaTAGTTTGCAAATGCCAATGTAGGAACGACCTGCTGttatttgtttctattttttttcttaattctctTGGACcagttattattaattagttttcttaaaatttatatagtttttgGTTAAAAGCAATAAAGCTATTATCTGATTGGATTGGCAGATGAGGAGTTTGGTTGGAGTTATTGGAAGGTCCTTCTTTTTGTCAaggtttcttctttttcttcctcaaagaattagggtttctcCCATTAAGGTAAttgctctttctctttttcttttttagattttttaaatttcttaaagttTTTTTTCAAGTGTGTTTGAAAGGTATATTAATGCAGTGATTCAATTCATGTGAATTCTGTTTAGTCAGTTCTTGTGTTTGGATAGCTCTTAGTTGGTATTCAATTCATTGGGAAAGGAATGATATCAAATTGCTTATATTTATTCCAAACAAGGTGTTAGGAATTCATTTATAGTTTTAGGGCTGACAAGCTGTGATTTTGTTTGcatttaaatagaaagattGATGATTATACCTCTAATACAGAGTTGTATGATATCCATCCCAGTTGGTTCCCCCTGGATGTCTTCACTTGTTGAGGGTGTAACTGAAGTTATTGTCAATTATAAGTTAATTGCAACCCAGGCATCTCTAAATGAGGATGAAGTTGCAGAGGCTTACTTGAACATAATTCTTGCTGCCATTCAAAACGCTCCAAGCTCCATTGAAGAAATTTGCACTGGTTATCTTCATAAGCTATGCAATTCCGGAAGTCTTTTTGTTGCTGTTAGATTGCTGCAATCTTTACAGAATAGAAATATCACCCTTGGTCCTAATGCTTATAATCTTGTTATGGAAGCAGCAGGTGAAGCAAATAAAGCTGACATTGTATCTCGGGTTTTCAAGGATTTAATGATGTCTTGTAAATCTTTGCCTTCAAGTTCTTTTATTAATCTTGCAAGGGGTTTCATAAACACAAATGATCATGTTCTGTTAATGAAATTTGTTAAAGAAGTATTGGAGCTGGCTTTTCCAAGAAGTATGGTGGTCataaatagaattatatttGCCTTTGCTGAATGTAGGCAGTTTGATAAGGCCCTGCTGATATTTGATCAGATAAAGGATTTAGAATATAAGCCAGATTTGATCACATATAATATGGTTTTGCATATTTTAGGTCGTGCTGGTCGAGTTGATGAAATGCTCTATGAGTTTTCTTCCATGAAGGAAGCAGGAATAGTCCCAGATTTTATTTGCTACAATACATTATTAAACCAGTTGCAGAAGGCAGGAAGATTGGATTTGTGTTTGGTATACATAAGGGAAATGGGTGAGAGTGGCATTGAAGCAGATTTGCTTACATATACTGCATTGATTCAAAGTTTTGGCAAGTCAGGGCACATTGAGGAGTCCTTGAGGCTCTTTGATGATATGAAGACAAGGCAAATCCGTCCGTCAATCTATATATATCGATCTTTAATCAAtactgcaaagaaaatgggaAAAGTGGAGTTGGCAATGACCCTTTTAGAGGAGATGAATGCATCTCCTCCGAATCTGGCTGGTCCAAATGATTTCAAACGGAAAAGGAGGTAGTTAAACTCATTATTTTCTGAATTATGACGGAACTTTCCGAGTTCACAACTTTATAAGTTAAATCAAGGTTCCTGTGAGGGGTTGTGGTTTAAGTGACAAGGCTTAACTCCCTAGTGATTTGGTGGAAGGTCAAAGGCTCGAGTCTCTTGACAGTTATGGGATGTGACTAGTGAGATTTATCTGTTCAGTGGCTGTTTTCTGTTGTGCCTTCTTTGTGCTGGGGTCAGTCTATCAGCTCATTGCTCAACCTTGACTTAAGGGAGCACTTGACTGTGCTGTACCTCTATTGATCCATTGTTAGTGGTATGTTTGTTCTCCCATTTGCTTTTTCATCTACTTTTGTTGGTGCTCATTACCTGGCCAGTCACTTTTAATGATGCTACTGTTTGATCCTTGTTAGTACCATTATACATGCTATTTTTCTTGTGTTATTAAACAACTTTAACTAACGGAGATACAAATGAAAATACTCTATGcataatcaatatatcaatatttcaATGTTTAGCTGTTGTGGGAACTGACAAGTATTGTGGAGAATGTGTAATGCCTGATTAATCATGCTGTAAGTTTACACTTTGGTGATAGATGTTGCCTTTTTACATGCTCTTAAATCTGCAGTAGCTTTAGAGGGATCTTCTATTGCTGGAGATTTGAGAGTTGAGAATGGAACAAAGTGCCCTGTGGAATGTGGACAGATTTCTTCCTTATGCAATGTCAGctcttataaattttctatgaTGATGTATGCTAAAAGTGGAAATTTATATGAAGgtctttgttgtttttttttctcttattttctttataagaaaaaaagaaaacctttaAAGAGAAGCTTTCTATCAATGATGGTTGGTGGTGTTGGCTTGATAcaattattttgtcatattggAGCTGATCACGTCCAAGGACAGAAAAGTCATTTAGCAGCctttttatcattaaaatttGTTAGTTCAATTTTGACAATGATTAACAGAAAAATTTTGCATCTAAGTCTTATCCAAtaatttctttcccttttgcAATTTCGGAGAATACTTGAAACAACTTtctttagttaatattttaacattataaAGTATGTCTAATCTTTGCCTTTTGTTTGAATTCTAACtgtcttaattatttttatcagaCAATATCTACATTTATCCATATTCTTCTCTTGATTTGCAACTCATTTGCAGCGGTGGAGCACATCTCCCATTATATGATGCTACTCCATGGAAAGCATAGTTCCCAACTAATTTTAATCAGTTGTTAATAACTCAATCGAAGGTAATAGAATAAGGTGGTTCCTGGAACTGGATTTCATCACCTGATGACAAACCTTGAACTTTTAGAAACttcttttaaaagttttgCCTGCTTAGAAACATTTTTGTTGTATTACTAAATTGTTGTAAATGAAAGTGTAGAAGCACATAGCATTATGCAACCAATCTgcaaaaattgagaaaaaggTATGAAATTTTAGATATTGAATTGCAGCTTTTCATTTCAGTTTAGTGTGTTTGTATTTTGTGGCAAGTGATGGGTACACTACCTGTAAGGTAAAGTAATTCTAATACTTTTATCTGAATATTGAAGATTCCCTTGAAGGAAACTATGAAGTAGTTCAAGAATATCTTGTTAGCATGCATGTTTCTTTATGTTCTTTGAGAAAAAGCAGTAACTACATTTTATGGGCATCTTATATGCAACATGATCAgcaatattatattttcatttctaagTTGGGCAGTAGTTTTGTTTTGCTTTAATATAATCTGGCAGATATCTAATGACAAGTGAGTTCCAGTAACATATAGGctatatgattaattaatgCTTATTCTGTTAATGTTTACATTTGCAAGTTGTATTTGTACTATGATGTGGCAGTAGCTGTTTATTGATGGGATCTTCTGCAGCAGGTAACTCTTAAAAGCTCTGCTGTTTTATGAACAACATGCATGCTGCTTAAAAGTGTGATTTACCCATACCATTTATCTGTTTCCATTTCTATATGTAAACAAATgtcccttctttttttttttttttttttttttcctgatatcatttgtaaaaagaaaaattagaatctTAAAACTCTGCTTTACTATATGAATTTCAGTTAAACTTTTGATAGAAATAGAAGTTTAGTTAAAAGttttaacaattaataattcttaatatcAATTGCCAATAGATTtgattagtaaatatttttagaaatatc
The Ricinus communis isolate WT05 ecotype wild-type chromosome 1, ASM1957865v1, whole genome shotgun sequence DNA segment above includes these coding regions:
- the LOC8273002 gene encoding pentatricopeptide repeat-containing protein At1g11900 encodes the protein MRSLVGVIGRSFFLSRFLLFLPQRIRVSPIKSCMISIPVGSPWMSSLVEGVTEVIVNYKLIATQASLNEDEVAEAYLNIILAAIQNAPSSIEEICTGYLHKLCNSGSLFVAVRLLQSLQNRNITLGPNAYNLVMEAAGEANKADIVSRVFKDLMMSCKSLPSSSFINLARGFINTNDHVLLMKFVKEVLELAFPRSMVVINRIIFAFAECRQFDKALLIFDQIKDLEYKPDLITYNMVLHILGRAGRVDEMLYEFSSMKEAGIVPDFICYNTLLNQLQKAGRLDLCLVYIREMGESGIEADLLTYTALIQSFGKSGHIEESLRLFDDMKTRQIRPSIYIYRSLINTAKKMGKVELAMTLLEEMNASPPNLAGPNDFKRKRR